A genomic stretch from Desulfotignum balticum DSM 7044 includes:
- a CDS encoding TOBE domain-containing protein, with amino-acid sequence MADQKKNLDNPEWVSDDTRDHGRIISVDHTAPCLDTAQFHQLEQAFRKWAIDSPRADVRFSRLRILIIFLLIRYTGAKLNEVLGVNPLTDIDTEHHAVTFGSTGSETGSKSRTVHLSESLCHEILKLVQTPQFEEKQGRMPDLDPGFVRRKFYERAAACGFAKELGGPEAIRRARAVELMQGNLPLPAVQKIMGHTSAGLTSSYVTFSESEIQDIVRRFMEKESGRKTSARNAFFCKVTDIVTGDIQTRVEMITMDGHPVVTVITNDSVFQLGLAPGKWIVAEVKAPMVMLQDGTSVFKGSAENRFKGTVTRITRGKINTECIVKVSDTTHICAVMSSSGTWLSRIRQGDPVWAFFSCFSVVIHLD; translated from the coding sequence ATGGCGGATCAAAAAAAAAACCTGGATAACCCGGAATGGGTATCGGATGACACAAGAGATCACGGACGGATTATCTCCGTTGATCATACAGCCCCATGCCTGGATACGGCTCAGTTTCATCAGCTGGAACAGGCCTTCCGAAAATGGGCGATCGATTCGCCCAGGGCCGATGTGCGGTTTTCCCGCCTCCGGATTCTGATCATTTTTTTGTTGATCCGGTATACCGGCGCCAAGCTGAATGAGGTGCTGGGGGTCAACCCCTTGACAGACATCGACACAGAACATCATGCGGTGACCTTTGGCAGCACCGGGTCTGAAACCGGTTCAAAATCCAGGACGGTCCATCTGTCGGAGAGCCTGTGCCATGAGATCCTGAAACTGGTCCAAACGCCGCAGTTCGAAGAAAAACAGGGCCGGATGCCTGACCTGGACCCCGGGTTTGTGCGCCGCAAATTCTATGAACGGGCCGCTGCCTGCGGGTTTGCCAAGGAACTGGGCGGCCCGGAAGCGATCCGCAGGGCCAGGGCCGTTGAATTGATGCAGGGGAATCTGCCCCTGCCGGCGGTCCAGAAAATCATGGGACACACCTCTGCCGGCCTGACATCATCCTATGTCACATTTTCAGAATCCGAAATTCAGGACATTGTCCGGCGGTTCATGGAAAAGGAGTCCGGCCGCAAAACCAGTGCCAGGAACGCTTTTTTCTGCAAGGTGACCGATATCGTCACAGGGGACATCCAGACCCGGGTGGAGATGATCACCATGGACGGCCACCCGGTGGTGACGGTGATCACCAATGACAGTGTGTTCCAACTGGGACTGGCCCCGGGCAAATGGATTGTCGCCGAAGTCAAGGCCCCCATGGTGATGCTCCAGGACGGAACATCCGTTTTCAAAGGCAGTGCGGAAAACCGGTTCAAGGGGACCGTGACCCGGATCACCCGGGGAAAAATCAATACGGAATGTATTGTCAAAGTCTCGGATACGACCCATATTTGTGCGGTGATGTCATCCAGCGGTACCTGGCTGTCCCGTATCCGGCAGGGTGATCCGGTGTGGGCTTTTTTCTCCTGTTTTTCCGTGGTGATTCATCTGGATTGA